A single region of the Drosophila miranda strain MSH22 chromosome 2, D.miranda_PacBio2.1, whole genome shotgun sequence genome encodes:
- the LOC108155814 gene encoding leucine-rich repeat serine/threonine-protein kinase 1 isoform X1, producing MMCGECVVIFKKPFQHEITAQPVNFPCKNVIGFSTTRNSVTPSTSDAVNDARQADAREEVRQIKHGELRAAVSEGDERTVRVLLSALGTERQIIVNMAPSGANTLLFTACQSGYESITQRLLDAGADGRSHAVTKYSPLYAAVHSGHIGIARLMLDRFPELIQQPTVERWLPLHAACINGHIKLLELLIGYKYPDYLYQTYRDEEGQWEWRLPFDANAHDVTGQTSLYIASILGNKQLVGVLLKWQLHCRRTLGDSASSVSTPITPTRKRISFGIQAIMSKLHISGESEALEEQPPAESTESQRCPINVNLLCGAARETALLAAVRGGHLDVVQSLLQHGANPNIVAKPVEDQNDPKCSEEIYGLSNVPIAEACKQRSLAMLDLLLKHGARDDNGSAISMALAGGDEAILSRLLARRVHPDSDYKINKKGLPTPVEVNVFLPSTSNISYSAMFPNVPTIIDWHSLSSNVQLTVVRIPWLVSGVLLLNPKLQTHPRLTEVSLTAITRIDFSHNLLTTIPQELLHLVSLKYLNVAQNKITELPPPMGKTYSCPVLDELFLQDNQLTSLPAAIFHLPALTILDISNNKLQELPFDLWRAPKLRELNVAFNLLKDLPVPPMQTSSSVWSLDKLQLQSYDEPSSNKPRNLTHQELTHRNIWSGSLEIADNDMKWHQDPELGDGKAPGAGASQLSSLNIANNLFNSIPAALPCLAVNLTRLNMSYNSLRSMGHVTSYPATLKQLDLSHNEISCWPSLPRITESDPHLLCYSYVQVPEGQEEPTYKSSASKGNASSFRASVLKSVCRHRRHLRLEALRTLILADNLLSRIQLSTDDATTLFNESEDADWSVVGVSKSKVIFPNLSMLDMTNNCLKEIPPSLHELSSLSVLNISGNVNITELPPHLGLLSRLWNLNTRGCLLQEPLRSMIESKKHKTMDIVGYLKSIYEDAQPYARMKLMVVGVAGIGKSTLLDLLRQGVGPGSSSSSSSHRSRANENHWAKRMGHARSSSRSQRHSSTSNSNISTVGVDIGTWICEKRKRSPGSHGPVVFRTWDFGGQKEYYATHQYFLSKRSLYLVLWRISDGHKGLAELLQWLANIQARAPNSPVIIVGTHFDAVGESISAQQAEHLQQLIREKFIAIPDAEKIGLPRVIDSIEISCRTLHNIHLLANIIYDTSMQLRSPGSKEPMLLQKIPASYIALEDIVHVIACNLRAAGRDPVLDAEQYRRLITEQMRLHNYKSFRDAAELQQATTWCHENGVLLHYDDATLRDYYFLDPQWLCDMLAHVVTVREINPFAPTGVMKLDDLQLLFRSVQVQGNGNRSYIVSLLNKFEVALTWDSRTLLIPSLLPLQEGATPNTGTTVKLSQRSRGRNLGCSVSQELNLNTLIYEQRSPRTSPSSSSSSTQGLRRILLMTYFPSGFWSRLITRILADEQIVEAIRNVYVAAQDCVEFDLRLSLEQDTQWNLWQTGLALYYGPIMIFRIWEVPFQSNERTQPFRTAGNRFKLKLDGIWSDVSLSSSSILEVYFPLHHVNIYQELDDGERQLLAELQPHMSQVAKLLALTVDHIDLLLEDWYPSLGTRFVHTSEGRFLITRMVLCPRCLRKLQLQHSTEPGDREMPAMGCNRPSRSSRRGGGAYFLHGVGDPGDDGALNVFSAYLNATARRERRSEDSLGAGSDADSGVGPDSAGSSRNTSVDGHPGYHLPDNSNVCYAWMIEECILSVYNQSKLSCPVHLEQSMSQLAPDVIFADIPDKHTIATECIIKGALLGRGAFGFVFKASCKMRGARSFKPVAMKMLQPVPPGSRAKESALMAYKVALGKWDRDPLQHSCKAYCTARQELAVLLTLKHPNIVPLVGICIKPLALVLELAPLGGLDALLRQYRRSGAHMGPHTFQTLVLQAARAIEYLHRRRIIYRDLKSENVLVWELPQPHTEDSPRNHVHIKIADYGISRQTAPSGAKGFGGTEGFMAPEIIRYNGEEEYTEKVDCFSFGMFIYENISLRQPFEGHESIKECILEGSRPALTQRETQFPTCCLDLMVLCWHEQPRRRPTASQIVSILSAPECIHLLDVVALPHSEKIVCGVFQSTIGMGDEERSGLELWLPAYGSRIDILDCTPSGCLVQCNSISCAPQPQVGPPKTPENGAQSRSRSAQRLPKMNMLCCCLVGEAIWMGDVSGNLHAYSTSTYAHLFSYMLDPAIKSAVISLVHMEKIARVAVGLHNGRVFLVDATMMPTNCAFAEGSFVLTEICSGFVLHAACSVFLDGVYELWCGEIAGKINVFPLSESGVSGHQALCHSEEPNLIEDVKVARLCSNESHVFSCLYPGCMVYQWGATSKRIENKLDCSKLLPCSESLQSIAIDEHVSLIKCQISALAAHNTELYIGTTWGCLIVAELQTLRPISVFRPYENEIKAIITLSNDKVPLIATIGRRYRSLISRYVDSAESSNACSAVSTPTHGAAKSLPPVDVDNHIHCLLWRAKHWT from the exons atgatgTGTGGGGAGTGTGTGGTGATATTTAAAAAGCCATTCCAGCATGAAATCACAGCCCAGCCAGTAAATTTCCCCTGCAAAAATGTTATTGGTTTTTCAACAACACGGAACAGTGTGACCCCCTCCACCTCTGATGCTGTGAACGATGCGCGCCAAGCTG ATGCCCGGGAGGAAGTGCGCCAGATCAAGCATGGAGAGCTCAGGGCTGCTGTTAGCGAGGGGGATGAGCGCACGGTTCGTGTCCTTCTGTCGGCGCTGGGAACCGAGAGGCAGATTATAGtcaatatggcaccatccggCGCCAACACGTTGCTGTTCAC AGCCTGCCAGTCTGGCTATGAGAGTATCACGCAACGGCTACTGGACGCCGGGGCTGATGGACGATCCCATGCGGTAACAAAGTACTCCCCGCTGTATGCAGCCGTCCACAGTGGCCATATTGGCATCGCCAGGCTGATGCTTGACCGCTTTCCAGAGCTGATCCAACAGCCGACAGTGGAGCGCTGGCTGCCCCTGCATGCGGCGTGCATCAACGGCCACATTAagctgctggagctgctcATAGGCTATAAATATCCCGACTACCTCTATCAGACATATCGCGACGAGGAGGGCCAGTGGGAGTGGCGGCTGCCATTCGATGCCAATGCCCATGATGTCACGGGGCAGACGAGTCTCTACATAGCCAGCATTTTGGGCAACAAGCAGCTCGTAGGAGTCCTGCTAAAATGGCAGCTTCACTGCAGAAGGACGCTGGGCGACTCTGCAAGTTCGGTGAGCACTCCCATAACGCCGACCAGGAAGCGCATTTCCTTTGGCATCCAAGCCATCATGTCAAAGCTGCATATATCCGGCGAATCGGAGGCCTTGGAGGAGCAGCCCCCAGCCGAGTCTACAGAATCGCAGCGTTGTCCGATCAACGTAAATTTGCTTTGCGGTGCCGCGAGAGAAACAGCCCTACTGGCGGCTGTCCGTGGCGGCCATTTGGATGTGGTGCAGTCGCTGTTGCAGCATGGCGCCAATCCGAACATTGTGGCCAAGCCCGTGGAGGATCAGAATGATCCCAAGTGCAGCGAGGAGATCTACGGACTGAGTAATGTACCGATTGCCGAGGCCTGCAAGCAGCGTTCCCTGGCCATGCTGGATCTGCTGTTAAAGCACGGCGCCCGCGACGACAACGGTTCAGCCATCAGCATGGCCCTAGCCGGTGGCGACGAGGCGATTTTGAGTCGCCTGCTGGCACGCCGCGTCCACCCAGACTCGGACTACAAGATCAATAAGAAGGGGCTACCCACACCGGTGGAGGTGAATGTGTTTTTGCCCTCCACGAGCAACATATCCTACAGCGCCATGTTCCCCAATGTGCCCACCATTATCGATTGGCACAGCTTAAGCTCAAACGTTCAGCTGACAGTCGTGCGTATTCCGTGGCTGGTCAGCGGCGTACTGCTGCTGAATCCCAAGCTGCAGACGCATCCGAGGCTTACTGAGGTCTCACTGACGGCCATCACTCGGATCGACTTTTCGCATAATCTGCTCACGACCATTCCACAGGAGTTGCTGCATCTGGTTAGCCTCAA GTATCTAAATGTGGCTCAGAACAAGATCACGGAGCTGCCTCCGCCCATGGGCAAGACCTACAGCTGTCCCGTGCTGGACGAGCTCTTCCTGCAGGACAATCAGCTGACGAGTCTGCCAGCTGCCATTTTCCATCTGCCTGCCTTGACCATTCTGGACATCTCGAATAATAAGTTGCAGGAGCTGCCATTCGATCTGTGGCGCGCACCAAAGCTGCGCGAACTGAATGTGGCCTTCAATCTGCTCAAGGATCTGCCGGTGCCGCCCATGCAGACAAGCAGCTCGGTCTGGAGCCTGGACAAACTGCAGCTGCAGTCTTATGATGAACCCTCCTCGAATAAGCCGCGCAACCTGACCCATCAGGAGCTAACACATCGGAATATTTGGTCCGGTTCGCTGGAAATCGCCGACAATGACATGAAATGGCACCAGGACCCAGAACTGGGCGATGGCAAGGCTCCTGGGGCAGGAGCTTCTCAGTTGAGCAGTCTGAATATAGCTAACAATCTGTTCAACAGCATACCCGCTGCACTGCCCTGCTTGGCTGTGAATCTGACCCGTTTGAATATGTCCTACAACAGTCTGCGTTCTATGGGTCACGTGACCAGCTATCCTGCCACGCTGAAGCAGCTGGATTTGAGTCACAATGAGATCTCCTGCTGGCCTAGCCTGCCGCGCATAACCGAATCGGATCCGCATTTGCTGTGCTATAGCTACGTCCAGGTGCCGGAGGGTCAGGAGGAGCCTACCTATAAGTCATCAGCGTCGAAGGGCAACGCCTCCTCCTTCCGCGCCTCGGTGCTGAAGAGCGTCTGTCGCCACAGGCGCCATTTACGCTTGGAAGCGTTGCGCACTCTCATCCTGGCGGACAATTTGCTCTCGCGGATTCAGCTGTCGACTGACGATGCCACAACCCTTTTCAATGAGAGCGAGGACGCAGACTGGAGTGTGGTGGGTGTTAGCAAGTCGAAGGTAATCTTTCCAAATCTCTCCATGTTGGACATGACCAACAACTGCCTTAAGGAGATCCCACCATCGCTGCACGAGCTCAGCAGCCTCTCGGTGTTGAATATAAGCGGAAACGTGAATATCACGGAGCTGCCACCCCATCTCGGATTGCTCTCGAGGCTGTGGAATCTCAACACGCGCGGATGCCTGCTTCAGGAGCCATTGCGGTCCATGATCGAAAGCAAGAAGCACAAGACAATGGACATTGTGGGCTACCTGAAGTCCATCTACGAAGATGCCCAGCCCTATGCGCGGATGAAGCTCATGGTGGTAGGTGTGGCCGGGATAGGCAAGAGTACGCTGCTGGACTTACTGCGTCAGGGAGTGGGCCCCGggtccagctccagctccagctcacATCGGTCCCGAGCCAATGAGAACCACTGGGCCAAGAGGATGGGACATGCGCGTAGCTCGTCCCGCTCTCAGCGGCATTCTTCTACCTCAAACTCAAACATATCCACAGTGGGCGTGGACATTGGCACCTGGATATGCGAGAAGCGGAAGCGATCTCCCGGCTCCCACGGTCCAGTGGTCTTTCGCACATGGGACTTCGGTGGACAGAAGGAGTACTATGCCACCCATCAGTACTTCTTGTCGAAGCGCAGCCTCTATCTGGTTCTGTGGCGCATCAGTGACGGCCACAAGGGTCTGGCCGAGCTTCTTCAGTGGCTGGCGAATATACAGGCACGAGCTCCCAACTCCCCCGTCATCATTGTGGGCACCCATTTTGATGCAGTGGGCGAATCCATCTCCGCCCAGCAAGCGGAGCACCTGCAGCAACTGATTCGGGAGAAGTTTATAGCGATACCAGATGCAGAAAAGATCGGCCTGCCGCGTGTGATTGACTCCATTGAGATAAGCTGTCG CACCCTGCACAACATTCATCTACTCGCCAACATTATCTACGACACTTCTATGCAACTGCGCTCGCCCGGCTCCAAGGAGCCCATGCTGCTTCAGAAAATCCCCGCAAGCTATATTGCCCTCGAGGACATTGTCCATGTGATTGCCTGCAATTTGCGGGCGGCGGGTCGCGATCCTGTATTGGATGCTGAGCAGTATCGCCGCCTGATCACAGAGCAGATGCGTCTCCACAACTATAAAAGCTTTCGGGATGCCGCCGAATTGCAGCAGGCCACCACCTGGTGCCATGAGAATGGAGTGTTGCTTCACTACGACGATGCCACCCTCAGAGATTACTATTTCCTCGATCCACAGTGGCTGTGCGATATGCTGGCCCATGTGGTTACGGTGCGAGAGATAAACCCCTTTGCGCCCACGGGCGTTATGAAGTTGGATGATCTCCAGCTGCTGTTCCGCAGCGTCCAGGTTCAAGGAAACGGCAATCGCAG TTATATTGTCAGTTTATTGAACAAGTTCGAAGTGGCCCTGACCTGGGACTCGCGTACTCTACTGATTCCCTCCCTGCTGCCACTGCAAGAGGGGGCCACGCCCAATACTGGCACTACGGTGAAGTTGTCGCAGCGCTCACGTGGCCGCAATTTGGGTTGCTCCGTCTCGCAGGAGCTGAATCTCAACACTCTGATCTACGAGCAGCGCTCGCCACGCACCTCCCCATCTTCATCCTCATCATCCACTCAGGGCCTGCGGCGTATTCTTCTCATGACGTATTTCCCTTCGGGCTTCTGGTCGCGCCTGATCACACGGATACTGGCCGATGAGCAGATCGTTGAAGCGATCCGAAACGTCTATGTGGCTGCCCAAGAC TGCGTGGAGTTTGATTTACGTCTCTCACTGGAGCAGGACACACAATGGAATCTGTGGCAGACGGGACTAGCGCTTTATTATGGACCCATCATGATCTTTAGGATCTGGGAGGTGCCCTTCCAGAGCAACGAGCGGACGCAGCCTTTCCGCACGGCAGGCAACCGATTCAAGCTCAAACTAGATGGCATTTGGAGCGATGTCAGCTTAAGCTCTTCGAGCATTTTGGAGGTTTACTTCCCTCTCCATCATGTGAACATCTATCAAGAACTGGACGACGGGGAACGTCAATTGCTGGCCGAGCTTCAGCCGCACATGTCGCAGGTGGCCAAGCTGTTGGCTTTGACTGTGGATCACATCGATTTGTTGCTGGAGGATTGGTATCCGTCGTTGGGCACGCGGTTTGTGCACACTTCTGAGGGTCGCTTCTTGATCACTCGCATGGTATTGTGTCCACGCTGCCTCCGAAAGCTACAGTTGCAGCACAGCACTGAGCCCGGGGACCGAGAGATGCCTGCCATGGGATGCAATAGACCCAGTCGAAGTAGCAGACGTGGCGGTGGGGCGTACTTCTTGCACGGCGTAGGCGATCCAGGAGATGATGGCGCTCTGAATGTGTTCTCCGCTTATCTAAATGCGACAGCCCGGAGGGAGCGACGGTCCGAAGATTCCCTGGGCGCAGGGTCTGATGCGGACTCAGGTGTGGGCCCCGATTCTGCCGGCTCCTCCCGCAACACATCCGTGGACGGACACCCGGGTTACCATTTGCCTGATAATTCCAACGTGTGCTACGCCTGGATGATCGAAGAGTGCATTCTATCCGTGTATAATCAGAGTAAGCTTAGCTGTCCTGTGCATCTGGAGCAGTCCATGTCGCAACTTGCACCTGATGTAATCTTTGCCGATATACCCGACAAACACACCATCGCCACGGAGTGCATCATTAAGGGCGCGCTCCTGGGTCGAGGCGCCTTTGGTTTTGTGTTCAAGGCCAGCTGCAAGATGAGAGGCGCGCGATCTTTCAAGCCTGTGGCCATGAAAATGCTTCAGCCAGTGCCGCCGGGCTCCCGGGCCAAAGAG AGCGCTCTCATGGCCTACAAGGTGGCTTTGGGAAAGTGGGATCGGGATCCATTGCAGCACTCCTGCAAGGCGTATTGTACAGCACGCCAAGAGCTCGCCGTCCTTCTCACCCTTAAACATCCCAATATCGTTCCCTTGGTGGGGATCTGCATTAAACCTTTGGCTCTGGTGCTGGAGCTGGCGCCGCTGGGCGGCCTGGATGCTCTGCTTCGGCAGTACCGCCGCAGCGGAGCTCACATGGGCCCGCATACATTCCAGACTCTAGTCTTGCAGGCCGCACGGGCCATCGAGTATCTGCATCGTAGGAGAATCATCTACCGCGATCTAAAGTCGGAGAATGTGCTGGTCTGGGAGCTGCCGCAGCCGCACACCGAGGACAGTCCCCGAAACCATGTGCACATTAAGATTGCCGACTATGGCATTAGCCGGCAGACAGCTCCAAGCGGAGCCAAGGGCTTTGGCGGCACCGAGGGATTCATGGCACCCGAGATAATACGTTACAACGGAGAAGAAGAGTACACAGAGAAG GTCGATTGCTTCTCCTTTGGCATGTTCATCTACGAGAACATTAGCTTGCGGCAACCATTCGAGGGACACGAGTCCATTAAGGAGTGTATCTTGGAGGGCAGTCGTCCGGCTCTCACCCAAAGGGAGACTCAGTTTCCCACCTGCTGCCTGGATCTCATGGTTCTCTGTTGGCACGAGCAGCCCCGTCGTCGTCCCACGGCCAGTCAGATTGTGTCAATACTTAGTGCACCAGAGTGCATCCATTTGCTGGATGTGGTGGCGCTGCCGCACAGCGAAAAGATTGTCTGCGGTGTCTTCCAGTCGACGATTGGCATGGGAGATGAAGAACGCTCCGGCCTGGAGCTGTGGCTTCCCGCTTACGGATCCCGCATCGACATACTTGATTGCACGCCTTCCGGCTGCCTGGTGCAATGCAACAGCATCAGTTGTGCCCCACAGCCGCAGGTTGGTCCTCCCAAGACCCCCGAGAACGGCGCCCAATCCCGTTCCCGCTCTGCGCAGCGCCTACCTAAGATGAACatgctctgctgctgcctggTGGGCGAGGCTATCTGGATGGGGGACGTTTCCGGCAACCTGCACGCTTATAGCACCTCCACCTACGCTCATTTGTTCTCCTACATGCTTGATCCGGCCATCAAGTCGGCTGTGATAAGCCTTGTCCACATGGAGAAGATTGCCCGCGTGGCCGTGGGCCTGCACAATGGTCGAGTGTTCCTGGTGGATGCCACAATGATGCCCACCAACTGCGCCTTTGCCGAGGGCTCCTTTGTGCTTACAGAGATCTGTTCTGGCTTTGTATTGCACGCTGCCTGTTCAGTTTTTCTCGATGG GGTCTATGAACTTTGGTGCGGGGAAATAGCCGGGAAGATAAATGTATTCCCCCTGAGCGAGTCGGGAGTAAGTGGGCATCAGGCTCTTTGCCACAGCGAGGAGCCCAATCTAATTGAGGATGTCAAGGTGGCCCGTCTGTGCAGCAATGAGAGCCATGTATTCAGTTGCCTTTATCCAGGATGCATGGTTTACCAGTGGGGCGCTACGTCGAAGCGTATCGAGAACAAGTTGGACTGCTCCAAGCTGCTGCCGTGCTCCGAGTCGCTGCAGAGCATCGCCATCGATGAGCATGTGAGTCTCATCAAGTGCCAGATTTCGGCTCTGGCGGCCCACAACACAGAGCTGTACATAGGCACCACTTGGGGATGCCTGATCGTGGCCGAGCTACAGACCCTGCGTCCGATAAGTGTTTTCCGACCCTACGAAAATGAG ATAAAAGCCATCATAACGCTTTCAAATGACAAGGTGCCGTTGATCGCCACCATTGGGCGAAGGTATCGCTCTCTGATCTCCCGCTACGTGGACTCGGCTGAGTCGTCCAATGCGTGCTCTGCAGTTAGCACACCCACTCATGGTGCTGCCAAATCCTTGCCGCCAGTTGATGTTGATAATCACATCCATTGCCTGCTGTGGCGCGCCAAGCACTGGACCTAG